The Procambarus clarkii isolate CNS0578487 chromosome 66, FALCON_Pclarkii_2.0, whole genome shotgun sequence genome has a window encoding:
- the LOC138355225 gene encoding uncharacterized protein: protein MGRPAKSYYSTRSAQSFPTHPPCPKVHDITGGTEKISTIWVPDILTTTFLTDPDVLTTTFLTVPDVLTTTFVTDPDVLTTTFVTDPDVLTTTFVTDPDVLTTTFVTDPDVLTTTFVTDPDVLTTTFVTDPDVLTTTFVTDPDVLTTTFVTDPDVLTTTFATDPDVLTTTFLTVPDVLTKTFLTVPDVLTTTFLTDPDVLTTTFLTVPDVLTTTFVTDPDVLTTTFVTDPDVLTTTFLTVPDVLTTTFLTDPDVLTTTFLTVPDVLTTTFLTDPDVLTTTFLTVPDVLTTTFLTDPDVLTTTFLTVPDVLTKTFVTDPDVLTTTFATDPDVLTTTFVTDPDVLTTTFATDPDVLTTTFLTDPDVLTTTFVTDPDVLTTTFLTVPDVLTTTFLTVPDVLTTTFLTVPDVLTTTFVTDPDVLTTTFVTDPDVLTTTFATDPDVLTTTFLTDPDVLTTTFVTDPDVLTTTFLTVPDVLTTTFLTVPDVLTTTFLTVPDVLTKTFVTDPDVLTTTFVTDPDVLTTTFVTDPDVLTTTFVTDPDVLTTTFVTDPDVLTTTFVTDPDVLTTTFVTDPDVLTTTFVTDPDVLTTTFVTDPDVLTTTFVTDPDVLTTTFVTDPDVLTTTFVTDPDVLTTTFVTDPDVLTTTFVTDPDVLTTTFATDPDVLTTTFLTVPDVLTKTFLTVPDVLTTTFLTDPDVLTTTFLTVPDVLTTTFVTDPDVLTTTFVTDPDVLTTTFLTVPDVLTTTFLTDPDVLTTTFLTVPDVLTTTFLTDPDVLTTTFLTVPDVLTTTFLTDPDVLTTTFLTVPDVLTKTFVTDPDVLTTTFATDPDVLTTTFVTDPDVLTTTFATDPDVLTTTFLTDPDVLTTTFVTDPDVLTTTFLTVPDVLTTTFLTVPDVLTTTFLTVPDVLTTTFVTDPDVLTTTFVTDPDVLTTTFATDPDVLTTTFLTDPDVLTTTFVTDPDVLTTTFLTVPDVLTTTFLTVPDVLTTTFVTDPDVLTTTFVTDPDVLTKTFVTDPDVLTTTFVTDPDVLTTTFVTDPDVLTTTFVTDPDVLTTTFATDPDVLTTTFVTDPDVLTTTFATDPDVLTTTFVTDPDVLTTTFVTVPDVLTKTFATDPDVLTTTFVTDPDVLTTTFVTDPDVLTTTFVTDPDVLTTTFVTDPDVLTTTFLTDPDVLTTTFVTDPDVLTTTFLTDPDVLTTTFVTDPDVLTTTFVTDPDVLTTTFVTDPDVLTKTFVTDPDVLTQKVLTQLGDGFFNNEL, encoded by the exons ATGGGGCGCCCTGCTAAGTCTTACTACAGCACTCGTTCTGCACAATCTTTTCCCACACATCCACCTTGTCCAAAGGTT CATGACATAACTGGAGGCACTGAGAAGATATCGACAATCTGGGTCCCAGATATCTTGACCACGACCTTCTTGACTGACCCAGATGTCTTGACCACGACCTTCTTGACTGTCCCAGATGTCTTGACCACGACCTTCGTGACAGACCCAGATGTCTTGACCACGACCTTCGTGACAGACCCAGATGTCTTGACCACGACCTTCGTGACAGACCCAGACGTCTTGACCACGACCTTCGTGACTGACCCAGATGTCTTGACCACGACCTTCGTGACAGACCCAGATGTCTTGACCACGACCTTCGTGACAGACCCAGATGTCTTGACCACGACCTTCGTGACAGACCCAGACGTCTTGACCACGACCTTCGTGACAGACCCAGATGTCTTGACCACGACCTTCGCGACAGACCCAGATGTCTTGACCACGACCTTCTTGACTGTCCCAGATGTCTTGACCAAGACCTTCTTGACTGTCCCAGATGTCTTGACCACGACCTTCTTGACTGACCCAGATGTCTTGACCACGACCTTCTTGACTGTCCCAGATGTCTTGACCACGACCTTCGTGACAGACCCAGATGTCTTGACCACGACCTTCGTGACTGACCCAGATGTCTTGACCACGACCTTCTTGACTGTCCCAGATGTCTTGACCACGACCTTCTTGACTGACCCAGATGTCTTGACCACGACCTTCTTGACTGTCCCAGATGTCTTGACCACGACCTTCTTGACTGACCCAGATGTCTTGACCACGACCTTCTTGACTGTCCCAGATGTCTTGACCACGACCTTCTTGACTGACCCAGATGTCTTGACCACGACCTTCTTGACTGTCCCAGATGTCTTGACCAAGACCTTCGTGACAGACCCAGATGTCTTGACCACGACCTTCGCGACAGACCCAGATGTCTTGACCACGACCTTCGTGACAGACCCAGATGTCTTGACCACGACCTTCGCGACAGACCCAGATGTCTTGACCACGACCTTCTTGACTGACCCAGATGTCTTGACCACGACCTTCGTGACAGACCCAGATGTCTTGACCACGACCTTCTTGACTGTCCCAGATGTCTTGACCACGACCTTCTTGACTGTCCCAGATGTCTTGACCACGACCTTCTTGACTGTCCCAGATGTCTTGACCACGACCTTCGTGACAGACCCAGATGTCTTGACCACGACCTTCGTGACAGACCCAGATGTCTTGACCACGACCTTCGCGACAGACCCAGATGTCTTGACCACGACCTTCTTGACTGACCCAGATGTCTTGACCACGACCTTCGTGACAGACCCAGATGTCTTGACCACGACCTTCTTGACTGTCCCAGATGTCTTGACCACGACCTTCTTGACTGTCCCAGATGTCTTGACCACGACCTTCTTGACTGTCCCAGATGTCTTGACCAAGACCTTCGTGACAGACCCAGATGTCTTGACCACGACCTTCGTGACAGACCCAGATGTCTTGACCACGACCTTCGTGACTGACCCAGATGTCTTGACCACGACCTTCGTGACTGACCCAGATGTCTTGACCACGACCTTCGTGACAGACCCAGATGTCTTGACCACGACCTTCGTGACAGACCCAGATGTCTTGACCACGACCTTCGTGACAGACCCAGATGTCTTGACCACGACCTTCGTGACTGACCCAGATGTCTTGACCACGACCTTCGTGACAGACCCAGATGTCTTGACCACGACCTTCGTGACAGACCCAGATGTCTTGACCACGACCTTCGTGACAGACCCAGATGTCTTGACCACGACCTTCGTGACAGACCCAGATGTCTTGACCACGACCTTCGTGACAGACCCAGACGTCTTGACCACGACCTTCGTGACAGACCCAGATGTCTTGACCACGACCTTCGCGACAGACCCAGATGTCTTGACCACGACCTTCTTGACTGTCCCAGATGTCTTGACCAAGACCTTCTTGACTGTCCCAGATGTCTTGACCACGACCTTCTTGACTGACCCAGATGTCTTGACCACGACCTTCTTGACTGTCCCAGATGTCTTGACCACGACCTTCGTGACAGACCCAGATGTCTTGACCACGACCTTCGTGACTGACCCAGATGTCTTGACCACGACCTTCTTGACTGTCCCAGATGTCTTGACCACGACCTTCTTGACTGACCCAGATGTCTTGACCACGACCTTCTTGACTGTCCCAGATGTCTTGACCACGACCTTCTTGACTGACCCAGATGTCTTGACCACGACCTTCTTGACTGTCCCAGATGTCTTGACCACGACCTTCTTGACTGACCCAGATGTCTTGACCACGACCTTCTTGACTGTCCCAGATGTCTTGACCAAGACCTTCGTGACAGACCCAGATGTCTTGACCACGACCTTCGCGACAGACCCAGATGTCTTGACCACGACCTTCGTGACAGACCCAGATGTCTTGACCACGACCTTCGCGACAGACCCAGATGTCTTGACCACGACCTTCTTGACTGACCCAGATGTCTTGACCACGACCTTCGTGACAGACCCAGATGTCTTGACCACGACCTTCTTGACTGTCCCAGATGTCTTGACCACGACCTTCTTGACTGTCCCAGATGTCTTGACCACGACCTTCTTGACTGTCCCAGATGTCTTGACCACGACCTTCGTGACAGACCCAGATGTCTTGACCACGACCTTCGTGACAGACCCAGATGTCTTGACCACGACCTTCGCGACAGACCCAGATGTCTTGACCACGACCTTCTTGACTGACCCAGATGTCTTGACCACGACCTTCGTGACAGACCCAGATGTCTTGACCACGACCTTCTTGACTGTCCCAGATGTCTTGACCACGACCTTCTTGACTGTCCCAGATGTCTTGACCACGACCTTCGTGACAGACCCAGATGTCTTGACCACGACCTTCGTGACAGACCCAGATGTCTTGACCAAGACCTTCGTGACAGACCCAGATGTCTTGACCACGACCTTCGTGACAGACCCAGATGTCTTGACCACGACCTTCGTGACAGACCCAGATGTCTTGACCACGACCTTCGTGACAGACCCAGATGTCTTGACCACGACCTTCGCGACAGACCCAGACGTCTTGACCACGACCTTCGTGACAGACCCAGATGTCTTGACCACGACCTTCGCGACAGACCCAGACGTCTTGACCACGACCTTCGTGACAGACCCAGATGTCTTGACCACGACCTTCGTGACTGTCCCAGATGTCTTGACCAAGACCTTCGCGACAGACCCAGATGTCTTGACCACGACCTTCGTGACAGACCCAGATGTCTTGACCACGACCTTCGTGACAGACCCAGATGTCTTGACCACGACCTTCGTGACAGACCCAGATGTCTTGACCACGACCTTCGTGACAGACCCAGATGTCTTGACCACGACCTTCTTGACTGACCCAGATGTCTTGACCACGACCTTCGTGACAGACCCAGATGTCTTGACCACGACCTTCTTGACAGACCCAGATGTCTTGACCACGACCTTCGTGACAGACCCAGATGTCTTGACCACGACCTTCGTGACAGACCCAGATGTCTTGACCACGACCTTCGTGACAGACCCAGATGTCTTGACCAAGACCTTCGTGACAGACCCAGATGTCTTGACCCAG AAAGTTCTCACccaattgggagatggcttcttcaataacgaattgtaa